From one Nitrosococcus halophilus Nc 4 genomic stretch:
- the cas1c gene encoding type I-C CRISPR-associated endonuclease Cas1c, protein MRQLLNTLFVTTPNAYLRLEGETLCVEVEREKRLQVPLHHIGSVVAFGDVMLTPAVLRRCAQDGRGVVLLDRNGEFSARIEGPVSGNILLRQAQHDAAGNSLTALGIARACVVGKLRNARQILLRGAREAKNTEDTQSLQQASRLLANQIRKLPEAVDLDAVRGLEGDGARIYFAAIPLLIRANQRQVFNFERRSRRPPLDRFNALISFLYTLLVNDCRSALEGVGLDPQLGFLHAVRPGRPALALDLMEEFRPIIADRLALTLINRGQLTEQNFESRVGGAVYLNEQGRKVVLTAYQQRKQEELTHPLLEQTVAIGLLPHVQARLLARTLRGEMEGYLPFLNR, encoded by the coding sequence ATGCGCCAGCTCTTAAATACTTTATTCGTCACTACTCCCAACGCCTATTTGCGTTTGGAAGGGGAAACACTGTGCGTGGAAGTGGAGCGGGAAAAGCGCCTGCAAGTGCCTCTCCATCATATTGGCAGTGTAGTGGCGTTCGGCGATGTCATGCTAACTCCTGCCGTCCTACGCCGCTGCGCCCAGGATGGACGAGGCGTGGTGTTGTTGGATCGGAATGGAGAGTTCAGTGCCCGGATAGAGGGACCTGTCAGCGGCAATATCCTGCTGCGTCAGGCCCAGCATGATGCCGCCGGTAATTCACTCACTGCATTGGGTATTGCCCGCGCCTGTGTTGTTGGCAAATTGCGGAACGCCCGCCAAATCCTGCTGAGGGGGGCTCGAGAAGCCAAAAATACTGAGGATACCCAGAGCCTGCAGCAGGCATCCCGGCTGTTGGCCAATCAGATCCGCAAGCTGCCGGAAGCAGTGGATCTAGATGCTGTACGGGGTTTGGAAGGGGATGGCGCCCGAATTTATTTCGCGGCCATTCCTTTACTGATTCGCGCTAATCAGCGTCAGGTGTTCAATTTTGAGCGCCGCAGTCGGCGGCCACCGTTAGACCGCTTCAATGCTTTGATTTCCTTTCTATATACACTTTTGGTAAATGATTGCCGTTCTGCCCTGGAAGGCGTGGGTTTAGATCCCCAACTGGGTTTTCTTCATGCAGTGCGCCCTGGCCGCCCTGCTTTGGCCTTGGATTTGATGGAAGAATTTCGCCCTATTATCGCGGACCGGTTGGCGCTTACCCTTATTAATCGTGGCCAGTTGACAGAACAGAATTTTGAATCACGGGTTGGGGGAGCCGTCTATCTCAATGAACAAGGCCGTAAGGTTGTGCTTACCGCTTATCAGCAACGCAAGCAGGAAGAATTGACCCACCCCTTGTTAGAACAAACCGTAGCAATTGGTTTACTGCCCCATGTTCAGGCGCGCTTATTGGCACGCACATTAAGGGGGGAAATGGAGGGCTACCTACCTTTTCTAAACCGTTAA
- the cas2 gene encoding CRISPR-associated endonuclease Cas2, which yields MLILVTYDVSTETPAGRRRLRQVAKACLNYGQRVQKSVFECKVDQAGLEALQRYLLKIICEEEDSLRIYRLTEPLERNVQEFGKFRAVDFEAPLIV from the coding sequence GTGTTAATTCTCGTGACTTATGACGTTTCCACAGAAACCCCTGCCGGCCGTCGGCGATTACGGCAAGTAGCCAAAGCCTGCTTAAATTATGGGCAGAGGGTACAAAAATCGGTATTTGAGTGCAAGGTTGATCAGGCTGGTTTAGAGGCGCTACAGCGTTATTTGTTGAAAATCATTTGCGAAGAGGAAGATAGCCTTCGCATTTATCGTTTAACCGAACCACTGGAACGAAATGTCCAAGAGTTCGGTAAATTTCGTGCAGTAGATTTTGAGGCTCCGCTAATTGTATAG